GCAGTGTTAAAATTACATTCAGAGATAAAAACTACCATTTTCACGTGTAGCAGTaactaacatttttctttctcttcacagAATCAAGTGCAAATGTCTAACAATGGCAATAGGAAAAGACAATTCTCATgcaaaaattcttccctgtgcaTAAAATTCACAGGACATCTCAAACCCACCCATTTTTACCTCTTTCTCTGCCCCAGAACTAATTGGTTTTTACTTTCATGTCATgaattttctgttgctttttaaaataccGATGACAAGCGAGTTCGATTAGTTCCAGCCCACCAAATATCTTTTGCTGCACAACAAAAAAGATGATCATGGCTGCAAAATACCATTGTGCAAAGCTGTAGAGGTACAGCAGTGCGAGCATACCCAGCGGGAACACCGTCCAATACAGGAGTGAGATGCACTTGACTGCGAGGACCCTGAGCTCAGATTTACATGGTGGAATAATGCTTTGGCCCGTTGCACTGAAGCATTTTCCACCTTCATAGAAGTGTCGGagtctctcctctttctcttcccaacGTTTCCGGCACCaaagctgcagctcctccttAGAAATGGGGACTGTTTCTATGGGATATCTCTGGACGTGGAAGTGAATCTCCTTTGGGAAGTTTCCATTCAAAAGGTGCTTCTCTGTCTGAGGAATGTTTTGGGGGTATGCCACAGTTATGTCATGGATGGCATCGAGATTGTCACCTAGAGAAAGGtttggaggggaaagaaaatcagtaCAGATTATGCAACGGTCAGAACATTAATTTACTTCAGGGTGTGATTGAAAACTGTCCCAATTGTGGCAGAAATCCCCAAGGTACATTAGCTATGCAGAGAATGCTGTATTTGTTAAAATCTCTGAAGGctgaaaggtcaaacatttccCAATCATTACCTGTTCCAAATCTGAGCAAGAAACTTTGGGAACAAAACCGCACCCAGTACAAACTATCATGGAATTACAACAGTGAGTAAGAGCTAAAAATCCAATTTAAAGGAGAGATGCGTATGCATTCTTGGGCAAAGAGCACAATATATGAGACTGATCTTCAGTTACTCATACCTGTGCTGCAAGCTGAAATTGCTTTTAGCTAATGAAATACAATTTGGTGTATGCTCCTGTGAACACTGAAAAAGATTCAGTTTGATCTGGAGCAAACAGCATACACAATCCTAATCCATTGAAGACTAAGAAAACATAGGTGAAATGTTGACCAGCTAAGTATCAGGAGCTCATTAAATTTAGGGTATCTCATAAAGGATGAGGAACAGGCTCAGCCAGCTTTGCAGAGAACTCCAATTAACACAATTGCTTTAAGTATGCCCAGTCACTACTGTAAGGAGGTGAGCTGCTGCTTACTGCATCCCAGATCTGGTAAAGACAAAAGTCCAGCATAAATGGTAGAGAAGCCCAGCTTTAAGTGAGTATAGTTAACATTAAACAGCAATTCTGGACTAGAAATTCAAGGGAATACTGATAAAAAAGCCCCTctttattaaaaaccaaacccttaTTACCACACCTGATCAAGCCAACACTCTTGAAAGGGTATCAGTATTGCCAAAGTGGGGTTT
This window of the Melopsittacus undulatus isolate bMelUnd1 chromosome 3, bMelUnd1.mat.Z, whole genome shotgun sequence genome carries:
- the LCLAT1 gene encoding lysocardiolipin acyltransferase 1 isoform X3; protein product: MCCCLLIGWAMQVAAFIFIQRKWEDDKSHFEKMLDYFCDIREPLQLLIFPEGTDLTANTKARSNEFAEKNGLQKYEYVLHPRTTGFTFVVERLREGDNLDAIHDITVAYPQNIPQTEKHLLNGNFPKEIHFHVQRYPIETVPISKEELQLWCRKRWEEKEERLRHFYEGGKCFSATGQSIIPPCKSELRVLAVKCISLLYWTVFPLGMLALLYLYSFAQWYFAAMIIFFVVQQKIFGGLELIELACHRYFKKQQKIHDMKVKTN
- the LCLAT1 gene encoding lysocardiolipin acyltransferase 1 isoform X2, with protein sequence MVSWRGIYFVLTLFLGSFFGSIFMLGPFLPLMFISPAWYRWITDSIVATWFTLPVALLEMVFGAKVVVTGDGFVPGERSVIIMNHRTRMDWMFLWNCLLRYSYLRLEKICLKSSLKSIPGFANTKARSNEFAEKNGLQKYEYVLHPRTTGFTFVVERLREGDNLDAIHDITVAYPQNIPQTEKHLLNGNFPKEIHFHVQRYPIETVPISKEELQLWCRKRWEEKEERLRHFYEGGKCFSATGQSIIPPCKSELRVLAVKCISLLYWTVFPLGMLALLYLYSFAQWYFAAMIIFFVVQQKIFGGLELIELACHRYFKKQQKIHDMKVKTN